Proteins encoded by one window of Pempheris klunzingeri isolate RE-2024b chromosome 14, fPemKlu1.hap1, whole genome shotgun sequence:
- the LOC139213010 gene encoding RING finger protein 145-like codes for MAVKDRVEAVLNVGLRVPSIMLLDVLYRWDVSSFFQKIQRSSLSNNPLFQYKYLALYLHYVGYILSLVLLTLPRQHLVKLYLYVLTALLLFAGHQVSRDYVRSELESGYEGPVYLEPLSMNRFTTALIGQLVVCTLCSCVMQTKRIWLFSAHLLPLVARLCLVPLETIVFINKFSMIFTGLEVIYFLASNLLVPYNLAKTAYRELAQVVEVYGLLALGMSLWNQLVLPVLFMCFWLLLFALQIYSYFSTRDQPTSRERLLFLFLTSIAECCSTPYSLLGLVFTVSFIALGVLTLCKFYLQGYRAFMNDNTMHRGMTEGITLLILAVQTGLIELQVIHRAFLLSIILFIVVASILQSMLEIADPIVLALGASRDKSLWKHFRAVSLCLFLLIFPAYMAYMICQFFHMDFWLLIIISSSILTSLQVLGTLLIYVLFMVEEFRKAPVENMDEVIYCVNGTYRLLEFLVAVCVVCYGVSETVFGEWSVMGSTIILVHSYYNVWLRAQLGWQSFLLRRDAVNKIKSLPTASNTQLEQYNDICAICYQDMNSAVITPCSHFFHAGCLKKWLYVQETCPLCHSQLKSQSPTTTAPNQDTPAANQSPAGQGDATTKQKEVVLPDDGREERTGEQEGNNGPAVSAGETSSSSCVPPSSSSSPSSPSPLVTESKNQSPTDHPSSSSSDTLDTAPTPCSSQHSSSQPLAQTEKTLAEPEPALQLNPGIPLDSQESSTGPSSQPDQLTSHSEEQSPAPCSL; via the exons ATGGCAGTGAAGGACCGTGTCGAGGCGGTGCTCAATGTGGGTCTGCGTGTTCCCAGCATCATGCTGCTGGATGTCCTGTACCGCTGGGACGTCAGCTCCTTCTTCCAGAAGATCCAGCGCTCCAGCCTGTCCAATAACCCCCTGTTCCAGTACAAATACCTGGCACTCTACCTGCACTACGTAG GTTACATTCTGAGCCTGGTACTCCTGACCCTGCCCCGTCAGCACCTGGTTAAGCTCTACCTGTACGTCCTTActgccctgctgctgtttgctggtcaCCAAGTCTCAAG GGATTATGTCCGCAGTGAACTGGAGTCTGGCTATGAAGGGCCTGTCTACTTGGAACCTCTCTCCATGAACAGATTCACCACTGCACTCATAG GTCAGCTGGTGGTGTGCACACTATGTTCCTGTGTGATGCAGACCAAGAGGATTTGGCTTTTCTCcgctcacctcctccctctggtGGCCAGACTGTGTCTGGTCCCACTGGAGACCATTGTCTTCATCAATAAGTTCTCAATGATCTTCACTGGCCTGGAGGTCATTTACTTCCTGGCTTCTAACTTGTTGGTACCATATAACTTGGCCAAGACTGCCTATAGGGAGCTGGCACAG GTGGTCGAGGTGTATGGGCTGCTAGCTTTGGGTATGTCTCTATGGAATCAGCTGGTCCTTCCAGTTCTCTTCATGTGTTTCTGGCTGCTGCTTTTTGCTTTGCAAATCTACTCCTACTTCAGCACCAGAGACCAGCCTACCTCAAGGGAGAggctccttttcctttttcttaccAG TATTGCAGAATGTTGTAGTACACCATACTCCCTGCTGGGTCTGGTTTTCACCGTCTCCTTCATCGCTCTCGGAGTTCTCACACTCTGCAAGTTCTACCTGCAAGGCTACAGAGCGTTTATGAATGACAACACCATGCACAG aGGCATGACAGAAGGCATCACCCTGCTGATACTCGCTGTCCAGACTGGCCTCATCGAGCTTCAGGTCATCCACCGagccttcctcctctccatcatcctCTTCATTGTTGTTGCCTCCATCCTGCAGTCCATGCTGGAAATAGCTGACCCCATAGTCCTGGCCCTGGGAGCATCCAGAGACAA GAGTTTGTGGAAGCACTTCAGAGCGGTGTCCTTGTGTTTGTTCCTGCTGATCTTTCCAGCCTACATGGCCTATATGATCTGTCAGTTCTTCCACATGGATTTCTGGcttctcatcatcatctcctcctccatcctcacctcactgcag GTCCTTGGTACTCTGCTGATCTACGTTCTCTTCATGGTGGAAGAGTTTCGTAAGGCTCCTGTAGAAAACATGGATGAAGTTATCTACTGTGTCAATGGGACCTACAGATTGCTGGAGTTCCTG GTTGCGGTGTGCGTGGTGTGCTACGGCGTGTCAGAGACGGTATTCGGGGAGTGGAGTGTGATGGGCAGCACCATTATCCTGGTCCACTCATACTATAACGTCTGGCTCAGAGCCCAGCTGGGCTGGCAGAGCTTCCTGCTCAGGAGAGATGCTGTAAACAAGATCAAAAGTCTCCCCACGGCTAGCAACACACAGCTGGAACAGTACAACGACATCTGTGCTATCTGCTACCAG GACATGAACAGTGCTGTGATCACTCCATGCAGTCATTTCTTCCACGCTGGCTGTCTGAAGAAATGGCTCTATGTCCAGGAGACATGCCCCCTCTGTCACTCGCAACTCAAGAGCCAATCACCAACCACCACTGCCCCCAACCAAGACACCCCTGCAGCTAATCAGAGCCCTGCAGGGCAGGGAGACGCCACAACAAAGCAGAAAGAAGTTGTTCTTCCAGAtgatgggagggaggagagaacaggagagcaggagggaaatAATGGACCTGCCGTGTCAGCTGGagaaacctcctcctcctcctgtgtgcctccatcatcatcatcttccccttcttctccttcccctCTTGTTACTGAATCTAAGAACCAGTCGCCCACAGATCAtccctcatcctcttcctctgacacaTTGGACACCGCCCCCACCCCCTGCAGCTCTCAGCACTCGTCTTCACAGCCACTGGCCCAGACGGAGAAGACCCTTGCTGAACCTGAGCCCGCCCTTCAGCTAAACCCAGGCATCCCACTGGACAGCCAGGAGTCGTCTACTGGTCCATCATCACAGCCTGACCAGCTCACTTCCCATTCTGAAGAACAGTCTCCTGCTCCATGCAGCCTCTGA